The genomic region aaaacgtacaACTATGGTCCTTTTTGTCAATTCCGTTAGAACTTTCATCAAAATGAGTCACTTATTATGCACATAAGGCTAAATTAAggggcaaatatgaaaaatcaaataagaaaaattatataaatggcccatcaattttaacccaattggagcaatggttcctcaagtaaaactcattttgacaaaattctgacggaGTTGACGAATATGACCATAACTACACATATTGATAAGCttagggaccaatggtaatgaaattttagttgagggaccattgttctaatttgattaaagttgatggaccattTCTACAATTTACTCCCACtgaaattaactttttaatttttaatagatATGATTCCATCCAATATCTTCAATTATTAGCAAATTAGCTTTTCGATTGAAATGATTCCATGCAATATCTTCGATTATTGGCAAAATGTCTTCTGTCAAACGTATGCAGTAAATAAACTAAATAAAGTAAtcaatttatgattttttttaacattcaTTAAATATACTAAAGTCTCTAATGACAAGATGTGCCATTTGATTGTGGTCAGGGTGGGCGGCAAAAGAATACATAACAATTTACATAGCACGAATATATTGTTACTGAAAAATTCAATTCACCATGTACACAACATCACTCAAGTTGTCATTAGTCCAAACACTCAAACGATCGTCACAATGGATAACAATAGAGCTCTCCCTTTCCGTCTTTACTCCTGCTTTCTTCAATTCACTAGGCAACCAAGTCGAGCAAAAGAGAAGGGATCGCAGTAGGGTTTTCGTTCGgaacccctcctaggctaatttcgacatcCTTGACccgtttttccaaatttaatcGTTTGAGTATAGTTTCATTAATTGTACCCTTTATCTGCTTAGGTGTAATTCTAGCGGCGATTCTGTTATTCCTATTTCATACGGCTCTTCTACGACAGAGTATCTGTGaatggaccccttctaaaatgcatgttttactagtagaaatgcatacatgaaaaacatgatttaatgagcacgttttatgaaacgttggATGAGTAATTGGATTTACCTTATATGATTATCATGCTTACTtggaatattttggaataccatattttctATTGAACCCATATTCTTtgtagaatatctgatggatgacgatatactatttagaacatgttttttttacacacatctttatagtatagatgatagatgactttatactatggagatgtttttgagatatatgtacctataTTTGGAAAGACTATGTTCAATGTTTTGTGCATATTTAGTGGTCACTATTCTGCCTTCGAGTGATGTTACTTATATTGCCTTCGAGGGATGTTACTTATATTGCCTTCGGGCAGGCGGGCGTGTGTAGGGCACTGTTCTGTGCAGAAAAGAGATATTGATACCACTAGTTAGTACACTATATACGAGATATGTATTACGGGagggttttatggcatgctagggttttcgaaaacctattacatattacaCTATtgatgttttcataaaactttgggggttagtatattGATAACtgctttattatatatatatatatatatatatatatatcaacttagtccactcatgtttgttttgcgccccctcaggacatAGGAACGAGGAATACTACCCGAGCTATGAGGAATTCTCCTACCAGTGACATCATGCTATATTCTCTCTGCTTTGACATCTATTGTAATAGCACTTCTCTACCTTACTGTCCGCTTGTACTCTATATTGGAGATGTATGTTCTAAACATGTCATGTATAATCATAACAATTCATTGTTGGTAGTTAAATATTGTTATTGTGATAGTACTCTACTACTGCATGAATAGTCACATTCTATTATCTTGCCACAATTTATGTGCATGTCTCACATGTTCTCAGTATTTACATTAATTAAATGGTTTTTGTCACCCTCGGATGTCGGTTAGCACGTGACCATCCCGATGTCCTAAGAACATCAGGATCGAGGCGTGTCACCTGTTAATTTCTTATAGGTTATCTGTTTGATGTTGATGaaacaaaattatataatatgttgctttactttttttttggtcgaaaaatATGTTGCTTTACTTAAATCAACAAATTTTGAAAGTAGACCGCCAACTCCTCCACTAAGATTAGTTTATCCATGGATATGATTCATCCAATATCTTCGATTATTGGCAAAATGTCTTCTGTCAAACGTATGCAGTAAATAAACTAAATAAAGTAATCTATTTATGGTTTTTATAACATTCATTAAATAAACTGAAGTCTCTAATGTCAAGATGTGCTATTTCACTATGGTTAGGGTGCGCTGAAATGTCTTTAGTCTTTCCATTTCACACAGGAGACTAGTCTTACTTTTCAGAGTGTAGGATATCTCAGACTtcgactaaaaaaataataaaaacttacATAGCAAGAATATATTGTTATATAACATCTCGTGCTAATAATATAAGAACATAAATTAACACAACATAATAATAGTAATATTTATGTCATATAAGTCATTCTtctctaataaacaaacatttaaGAGCAATGAATGACCATTCAGTGAAGAAGTTGGTGTCAATTACCAAATAGGCCAAAAAATTTAGAATCAAGCATGTTGGACGATCGACCCTTAATcacattaatattttatgtttaCTTATACCTAccacttatatatatgtatattaaagAAAACCATGTGCAGCTTGATCCAATGGTGGGGTTGTTGCCGACGAATATATTGGATCAAATcacattaatattttatgtttaCTTATACGTAccacttatatatatgtatattaaagAAAACCATGTGCAGCTTGATCCAATGGTGGGGTTGTTGCCGACGAATATATTGGATCAAACTATATATGCTAGTCGACCATTGAAGAAAACAGCCAAGACGTCTTTGGCGCCTTTCCTATTCTGAATATACCATGAAAACACCTCAACCTCCTCCTCCTGTTGTTCCCCGATACTTGCAAGAAAAGGAACTCAGCCAAGAAGACAAAGACTTTATATTCTCTCTACCTACAGAAAAAGGTTGGGTTGCAGATGGCCTTCACAAGTACCATGGTTTTTGGCTGTCAACTAAGCAAATGCATGGAGTTTTCGCATGCCAGAAACACTTCCAAGCCGTAGATTCTGATATCGTTCTTGTTACCACTCCCAAATCAGGCACCACTTGGCTCAAGGCACTTTTGTTTGCCCTTGTGAAACGAGCGCACTATCTGGACCCTCAGCGACACCCTTTGCTCACAGAAAATCCTCATGTTCTTGTGCCCTGTTTGGAGTTCGATGTCTACACCGACAAACAGGTACTTCCTGACCTCTCCTCCCTGCCCCGTCCAAGGCTCATTTCGACTCATCTACCGTATGTTTGTCTGCCGGATTCTGTCAAACATTCGGGTTGCAAAGTTGTTTACGCGTGTAGAGAACCTAAAGATGTGTTTGTTTCACTTTGGCACTTCTCGAACAAACTGAGGCCAGTGGGTAGTGGAACCATGTCACTTGACGAAGCGTTCGATAAGTTCTGCCGGGGAGTGAGTACGTCCGGACCCTTTTGGGATCACGTACTCGGGTTTTGGAAGGAGAGCTTAAAGAGGCCTGAAAGTGCATTTTTCATCAAGTATGAGGAAATGAAACAAGAGCCCACTCTTCACCTGAGGAGGCTGGCCGAGTTCTTGGGGTGCCCATTTTCCCCGGAAGAAGAGACACATGGAGTTGTGGACGGTATCTTAAGGTTGTGTAGTTTTGACAATTTAAGCAATTTGGTTGTGAATAAAAGTGGGAAATTACCGGCCGGTTTGGAGAATAGTGCATTCTTTAGGAAAGGTGAAGCTGGAGATTGGATGAATAGTTTGACCCCTGAGATGGTGAAAAAACTAGACTCCATTACTCAAGAGAAGTTGCATGGTTCCGGGCTAAAGTTCTAgggtttgtattttttttctccctGTGTGAGTCTTTATCTGTGTGTGAGAGTTCTTCTCCTTGTGTGAGCGAGTTCTTCATTCCGGTAAATCGTTTTGTCGCCGGCCCTAACCATGGCCAATGTTGGTGGCAGCCCTTTTTCTCTTTGTgctttcttgttttcttctctGCTGCTCTATTTTTTCCGGCCCATTTTTTCCCTTTGTTTCCACCCCTTGCGCCTTTGATTTAGCCAGCCTCTGCCCACAATCGGAATGCTTCTTTTTATGATTTCCCCTTTCTTCGCCTCCCACTTATCTCTCCACCCCCACGCATCTACTCAAACCAATTTCTTTGTCTCTCACTTGGACTTGTCCTCTCTCCACTCCGCAATTGCTTCGTTCCTCAAGCATTTTGTTTAGTCGTGTTTCACGGCCATATTAGATTGTGCGTAGTGCTTCGGCTTGGGTTTTACACCACCAATTTCCTCCTGTGTGTTGGTCTCGACCCTGCTACCTGTTGGGGTAGCTTCCGTTCATTCTCTTGGTGGCTGCTGTTCCAACATGTGGATTGTTTGCTAGAGGATGATGaaatttggttcttttttttgtttcagggTTAGTTCTTATCTCGACGGCGGAAGAGGATCCATGCCCTTAGGGTTTCTTTGTGTGTTTTTCTGTGTAGGGCTCACCTTTTGGGTTGAGTTTTTCCTTTGTAGTTGTTTTGCAGGTCATAATGTTGTAGTGTGCTTTGTGTGTTTTTGAGCCTCCATTCTTGTATGTGTGGTGTGTTGGTAATAAAATGTCACATTTCGACTCTAGTGTTTACTTGTTACTGCTTATGAcatctttatttatttgaggTCAGAAAGTCTTTAGTGagtaagagaaagaaagaaagtgtATGGGATCAACTAGTTCCCTAGTAGTAATACTCCTTGACGTTACACATAACTCATCtctattttttcatttgtagCATAGGAGAAATCTGGAATTAGAATAATCTCAGCACTCTTCCTACTCTAATGATTACCACTAGTTCCACCTTCCTAGGAAGTTTGATCACTACAAAAAAGGCAATAGTCACGCCTTTGAAAATATCGAAGGAGGGAACGGAACTTAAATCACGAACTCTGATTCTCTTTCTCGCTCCCTTAGACTTTTCTTTACAATTTGCATCAAATCTGTTCTTTTGTTCCCAGTCTAAtttggatctttgaaatttgacatACATTTGAGATCTCGTCTTGTTGTTCGTGGTTTTGAGTTT from Pyrus communis chromosome 4, drPyrComm1.1, whole genome shotgun sequence harbors:
- the LOC137730629 gene encoding cytosolic sulfotransferase 12-like, which translates into the protein MKTPQPPPPVVPRYLQEKELSQEDKDFIFSLPTEKGWVADGLHKYHGFWLSTKQMHGVFACQKHFQAVDSDIVLVTTPKSGTTWLKALLFALVKRAHYLDPQRHPLLTENPHVLVPCLEFDVYTDKQVLPDLSSLPRPRLISTHLPYVCLPDSVKHSGCKVVYACREPKDVFVSLWHFSNKLRPVGSGTMSLDEAFDKFCRGVSTSGPFWDHVLGFWKESLKRPESAFFIKYEEMKQEPTLHLRRLAEFLGCPFSPEEETHGVVDGILRLCSFDNLSNLVVNKSGKLPAGLENSAFFRKGEAGDWMNSLTPEMVKKLDSITQEKLHGSGLKF